From a region of the Vanrija pseudolonga chromosome 2, complete sequence genome:
- the RGR1 gene encoding Mediator of RNA polymerase II transcription subunit 14 codes for MTAPAPARPSGSVQAQSGLNDSAPAPQQQSQQPGAPAALHQRPQPVASSSRNPQLGPDPYFAYPTPTPDQIEDELPPYWETENIPLGPMLDRLSRRGDRDLRTLVMKTLPPLQPRQKPKHIIEYAKTTRQAVLKYLAVLRWKTSVDLVTAAAASGLPVGPTPSFPTPHSNGESNNTSPATHPLKPKARVADDSVAQGKVTDARRIQQFLEHQNSQHEVAIEHIRHVTKLVETLRERNADLLTALSLQSTGTYTRLPTALTDSFVPQPPLNPPAVLDTVERLNEHLLYRLRCVDYIPPELVVEKVADGRVHVRGGGNQGWRAQLSVVGFEDDSRWWLTGLEWAWGSEGSRSSFSAEERQQILDLANIEVLAPRPVLETNAASEDTAFVDSPLVRVYNLLQHLSLAYQLEVLFSQAMVLSQGRWRGQLLVDTDRAKKELRVRYWTPKRQPQPQPAHGAAGKRTQPPSSLGTSRTPAPVGGTLTFSLTESSTPISEAEKILRETAACGVQPTERAVNLEIKVQWEVGEAGVGGTLTVGDSMDPSILSINPSNLSMKEILTTATRAHAKHLSEVTTAPLLGVHRLTLNPQNPPRIVESDSPTRPLALVVPLSAQHGNAHFTVAVSATTGLIEIEDTSTKDNGQVLENNRSLRAKLATASVNDHKTRLADDLHRLLSAVIMEDVEDNLRQLGLYPVRRVALRTHDLAKTDLHPTSTVFVPLPVSQSHYFVSKVTQDGIAYELLKLLRVPMDNGGGLKMSVGDRIPIELSKLIERRKAKSQKRSLDEDGTVNIPDEFDPEDASCRFRVDSKDLRDMFYYCNALVAQTMVEQQLKDRGIPYTTHFPEDTDFPAPRSRSALAGMVPNLCVNASDLFKDGRTAEVAAPKVFLVINDWWKGAKCSVETIVRLRHRPSVNDTSPANVAPASSTAARAEGIRFDQATSTVRFRAPNVSRCVPDFLEQWERLSKVIIVAGDVNRLNKTEKFRDIRMLSFDLCTATLQYAPGYQVAITYTPTSDSYEASFFRSSFISSTPAAPSATPAVDGEPSPHQLIAPLLSHHLNELTAQSPQATDALGSSGQQFIQLLRATLPLLLEVESLRVATATEYPVLVVRSVTQYRLVWDHEGTTRYALDATLTADSSRFLITDASQQRPGIPLDLTCGPLSAIPNLERAVAKGFQAARVAKVHTPGSLAFGTPAAAMTPGAVAATPGKTPGRTPAALAPTRTIAPVMPPVLRLDNGTSILCNVTVVQDVLRAMAGEIETAIASGLK; via the exons ATGACCGCACCAGCGCCTGCGCGGCCCTCGGGCAGCGTCCAAGCCCAATCAGGCTTGAACGAcagcgcgccggcaccacaACAGCAGTCGCAGCAGCCCGGTGCACCGGCAGCTCTTCACCAGCGGCCGCAgcccgtcgcctcgtcgtcgcgcaaTCCGCAGCTCGGACCAGACCCCTACTTTGCGTacccgaccccgacgccagACCagatcgaggacgagctcccGCCCTACTGGGAGACGGAAAACATCCCCCTCGGACCCATGCTCGACCGCCTCTCTCGCAGGGGAGACCGCGACCTCCGGACACTGGTGATGAAGAC GCTGCCGCCACTGCAACCTCGGCAAAAACCAAAGCATATTATCGAGTATGCCAAAACGACCAGACAGGCAGTGCTCAAGTACCTCGCCGTGCTACGATGGAAGACGTCGGTCGACTTGgtcactgctgctgcggcatCGGGGCTGCCAGTAGGCCCTACGCCGTCGTTTCCGACCCCACACTCGAATGGAGAGTCGAACAATACGAGCCCGGCGACACATCCGCTCAAGCCAAAGGCGCGAGTGGCAGACGATTCCGTTGCCCAAGGCAAAGTGACAGACGCCAGGCGCATCCAGCAGTTCCTGGAGCACCAGAACTCTCAGCATGAGGTCGCAATCGAGCACATCCGTCACGTCACAAAGCTGGTCGAGACGTTGCG AGAACGGAACGCGGATCTCCTGACGGCATTGTCCCTCCAGTCCACTGGCACCTACACGCGACTGCCGACAGCCTTGACAGATTCCTTCGTTCCTCAACCTCCCTTGAACCCGCCAGCGGTTCTCGACACTGTGGAACGGCTCAACGAGCACCTGTTATACCGACTACGCTGCGTCGACTATATTCCACCAGAGCTCGTGGTTGAGAAGGTGGCGGATGGTCGTGTTCACGTCCGCGGTGGTGGAAACCAGGGATGGCGCGCTCAGCTCAGTGTCGTCGGCTTTGAAGACGACAGTCGATGGTGGCTCACTGGATTGGAATGGGCTTGGGGCAGCGAaggctcgcgctcgtcttTCTCTGCGGAAGAGCGACAGCAGATTCTGGACCTCGCAAATATCGAGGTCTTGGCACCACGACCAGTCCTAGAAACGAATGCTGCGTCAGAGGACACTGCGTTTGTTGATTCGCCCCTTGTCCGCGTGTACAACTTGCTAC AACACCTGTCACTGGCATACCAGCTTGAAGTCCTCTTCTCCCAGGCCATGGTTTTGAGTCAAGGTCGATGGAGGGGCCAGCTCCTTGTCGACACTGATCGGGCGAAGAAGGAGCTGCGAGTGCGGTATTGGACGCCGAAGCGGCAACCACAACCTCAACCGGCCCATGGGGCCGCTGGCAAGCGAACGCAGCCACCATCAAGCTTGGGCACATCGCGGACGCCTGCCCCTGTTGGAGGCACGTTAACCTTCTCCCTCACCGAGTCGTCCACCCCCATCAGCGAGGCTGAAAAGATCCTGCGGGAGACAGCCGCTTGTGGTGTCCAGCCCACTGAGCGTGCAGTGAACCTTGAGATCAAGGTGCAATGGGAGGTTGGAGAGGCTGGTGTCGGTGGTACCTTGACTGTTGGGGACTCGATGGACCCATCGATTTTGAGCATC AATCCCAGCAATCTCAGCATGAAGGAGATCTTGACAACAGCGACAAGGGCACATGCCAAGCATCTATCCGAGGTGACAACAGCACCGCTCCTCGGCGTTCACCGTCTGACGCTCAACCCTCAAAATCCCCCGCGGATTGTCGAGTCCGATTCCCCGACgcgccccctcgccctcgtcgttcCCCTGTCTGCACAGCATGGCAACGCGCACTTCACAgtcgccgtgtcggccaCCACCGGCCTCATCGAGATTGAAGACACGAGCACCAAGGACAACGGTCAGGTGCTGGAGAACAACCGGAGCCTGCGGGCAAAACTCGCAACTGCGTCTGTCAATGATCACAAGACGAGGTTGGCAGATGACCTTCACCGACTGTTATCCGCTGTCATTATGGAGGACGTGGAGGACAACCTTCGACAGCTGGGTCTGTATCCTGTGCGCCGTGTGGCATTGAGAACACACGATCTCGCCAAGACCGATTTGCACCCGACGTCGACCGTGTTCGTGCCACTACCCGTCTCACAGTCGCATTACTTTGTGTCCAAAGTAACGCAAGACGGGATTGCGTACGAGCTTCTCAAGCTTCTTCGCGTCCCGATGGACAACGGAGGTGGCCTCAAGATGTCTGTTGGTGACCGGATACCGATCGAGCTGTCGAAGCTCATCGAACGACGCAAGGCAAAGAGCCAGAAGAGGTCATTGGATGAGGACGGAACGGTCAACATTCCCGACGAAttcgaccccgaggacgcCTCGTGCCGTTTCCGAGTCGATTCCAAGGACCTGCGAGACATGTTCTACTACTGCAATGCGTTGGTAGCGCAAACGATGGTGGAGCAACAGCTCAAGGATCGTGGAATCCCGTACACCACCCACTTCCCCGAGGACACCGACTTCCCCGCCCCTCGCAGCCGCTCTGCCCTGGCAGGTATGGTGCCAAACCTCTGCGTCAATGCGAGCGACTTGTTCAAGGACGGCCGAACGGCAGAAGTGGCTGCCCCCAAGGTCTTCCTCGTTATCAACGACTGGTGGAAGGGAGCCAAGTGCTCTGTGGAGACCATTGTCCGCCTTCGCCACCGTCCGTCAGTCAACGACACGTCCCCTGCAAACGTTGCCCCAGCGTCATCCACTGCGGCGCGAGCCGAAGGAATCAGATTTGACCAGGCGACGTCGACTGTGCGCTTCCGGGCTCCCAACGTCTCGCGATGCGTCCCCGACTTCCTGGAACAGTGGGAGAGGCTCAGCAAGGTCATCATCGTCGCTGGCGATGTCAACCGCCTCAACAAGACGGAGAAGTTCCGCGATATCCGCATGCTCTCCTTTGACCTGTGCACCGCCACCCTCCAGTATGCTCCA GGCTACCAGGTCGCCATCACGTACACGCCCACATCGGACTCGTACGAGGCGTCATTCTTCCGCTCGTCTTTCATCAGCTCCACACCTGCGGCTCCATCCGCTACACCAGCTGTGGATGGAGAGCCCAGTCCTCATCAGTTGATCGCGCCGTTACTGTCTCATCACCTCAACGAGTTGACGGCACAGTCGCCGCAGGCTACAGACGCTCTGGGTAGCAGCGGGCAGCAATTCATCCAACTGCTCCGCGCAACGCTACCACTCttgctcgaggtcgagtcgcTCCGAGTGGCTACAGCGACCGAGTAccccgtgctcgtcgtccgctCCGTCACCCAATACCGTCTCGTGTGGGATCACGAGGGAACGACGCGGTATGCCCTCGATGCCACTCTCACCGCGGACTCGTCGCGCTTCCTCATCACAGATGCCTCTCAGCAGAGGCCCGGTATCCCTCTGGACCTCACATGCGGTCCGTTGAGCGCCATCCccaacctcgagcgcgcggttgCGAAGGGCTTCCAGGCCGCGCGTGTCGCCAAGGTGCACACCCCTGGCTCGCTTGCCTTCGGTACGCCTGCAGCTGCAATGACGCCAGGAGCAGTGGCAGCCACTCCGGGCAAGACGCCGGGCCGCACGCCAGCTGCACTTGCTCCCACCCGAACGATCGCGCCTGTTATGCCTCCGGTTCTGAGACTGGACAATGGAACGTCGATACTGTGCAACGTCACAGTTGTACAAGATGTGCTGAGAGCCATGGCCGGTGAGATTGAGACGGCGATAGCGTCTGGCTTGAAGTAG
- the flad1 gene encoding FAD synthase, translating to MAYIAPADLDKVLRRGKAGDDLGNKIAEAISLIEGVLDDLGESGVALSFNGGKDCTVLLHLFAAVLYERHNKVSASLQPAHTDISQLPHGSGPAGESSASAKACQDAPIASPPPLPACVNGSASASASAEPVANGQPATHHRAHQSAPYPVIRSVYFTSANPFPEMEAFVIESVNRYALDLYRFGGGMKAALSEYLSCLGGSEVRAILLGTRQGDPNGKVAVLAPTDPSWPQVLRVHPVLDWTYDDIWSFLRELDVEYCSLYDEGYTSLGSTTNTLPNPYLKTATGYEPAWKLRDGSQERAGRT from the exons ATGGCATACATCGCGCCAGCAGACCTGGACAAGGTGCTGCGACGAGGCAAGGCAGGCGACGACCTGGGCAACAAGATTGCAGAGGCAATCTCGCTCATAgagggcgtgctcgacgatCTTGG CGAGTCTGGTGTCGCGCTTTCGTTCAACGGAGGAAAGGATT GCActgtgctgctgcatctCTTCGCGGCGGTGCTGTACGAGCGGCACAACAAGGTCTCGGCGTCTCTCCAGCCGGCGCACACGGACATTTCGCAGCTGCCGCATGGTTCCGGTCCAGCAGGcgagtcgtcggcctcaGCCAAGGCATGTCAGGACGCGCCCAtcgcgtcgccaccaccgctACCGGCGTGCGTCaacggctcggcgtcggcgtcggcgtcggcggagCCTGTGGCCAACGGTCAGCCAGCGACGCACCACCGCGCACACCAGTCCGCGCCGTACCCCGTCATCCGGAGCGTGTACTTCACCTCGGCCAACCCCTTCCCCGAGATGGAGGCGTTCGTGATTGAGAGCGTGAACCGctacgcgctcgacctgtaCCGCTTCGGTGGCGGCATGAAGGCCGCGCTGTCAGAGTACCTCAGCTGCTTGGGAGGgagcgaggtgcgcgccATCTTGCTGGGAACGCGGCAGGGCGATCCCAATGGAA AGGTGGCAGTgctcgcgccgaccgacccaTCATGGCCCCAGGTTCTGAGGGTCCACCCCGTGCTCGACTGGACGTATGACGACATCTGGTCATTCCTGcgtgagctcgacgtcgagtacTGCAGCCTGTACGATGAGGG ATACACATCCCTCGGCTCTACCACAAACACACTCCCCAATCCCTACCTCAAGACGGCCACTGGTTACGAACCTGCGTGGAAGT TGCGAGATGGCTCGCAGGAGCGCGCAGGCCGAACCTAG
- the SPAC328.05_0 gene encoding putative RNA-binding protein, whose product MSLAGPAVDRPGQGGTASDSAGPPSRVGNLQVDQAAPDGAGFHPNALGGPTRQPPTSAEIDAVIAAAIANAPPAPPPIEIGLEATSVRSLTPLMTNILPSAIGSDGRVNLFVGNLPYRVRWQDLKDLFRKAGTVLRADVSLGPDNRSRGYGNVLMGSREDAARAIDRFNGFMWQTRTLEVRPDRLPPEYEPQPHVHHKPMFGFMPPPMHNFAGGGWPPRPPPQGPPFGGPFPPHLGPASSHAGPQAFGRSSALANHAPPAIPPIGASPLAGSLTSGTSGAAGAPGAPGNVGGGGAWSHSGHSSLAPFGALPVSDQNPLPLRSKSPGSLAPSRLPSDPTTASPGNDDLLGRAPGSGRIPPPFSNALSPEVNTAPLRRLSGGQDAAPTLPIAPPAIALNGLAGQAKDLGAPATLVDRVVFVKNLSLATQWQDLKDLFRPAGVVIRADVATGPDGQARGFGTVLFASKDDALKAVSMFNNHEVDGRVLHVQTERQTLEDKQIQPIHPIEPPFPSFKPSPSVWTQPSLPPLNTTEQFGASPASSGHSPNNARVPWQLNTASVTEGGAPAARRELPDDLRNNKLRHPGPINLPPFPAVNEMNVLSPLQTRNLPPMTPSMPGFVFNAYPRTPPVPPQFLAAGMGPFSPGAPVTSPMYNTRNAFLNAAPGAPVHRNPQGSAALGTPTTQAFPQNAVHSTAGPPGGRVSDVEYFPRVASPPLDGRKRLSPSLEEDLAKQTTALSLDPVIETANSSPTPKPAPANGGRSSFDNGARQPLAVGSGPWNSERRASWSEVAGANGH is encoded by the exons ATGTCTCTCGCCGGCCCCGCAGTGGACCGACCTGGGCAAGGCGGTACGGCATCCGACTCGGCTGGCCCTCCCAGTCGCGTTGGCAACCTCCAGGTTGACCAGGCGGCGCCCGATGGAGCTGGCTTCCATCCAAACGCTCTCGGCGGGCCGACACGTCAACCTCCCACTTCGGCAGAGATTGATGCGGTCATTGCAGCTGCGATAGCGAACGcaccccccgccccacctCCCATCGAGATTGGTCTCGAAG CAACTTCGGTGCGCTCTCTCACACCTCTCATGACCAACATTCTCCCGTCGGCCATTGGTTCTGACGGGCGCGTAAACCTCTTCGTGGGCAAC CTTCCGTACCGCGTCCGCTGGCAGGATCTCAAAGACCTGTTCCGCAAGGCTGGCACAGTGCTGCGGGCAGATGTTAGCCTCGGCCCCGATAACCGCAGCCGTGGCTACGGCAACGTACTCATGGGCAGCCGCGAGGACGCTGCAAGGGCCATCG ACCGCTTCAATGGTTTCATGTGGCAGACTCGCACACTCGAAGTCCGGCCGGACCGTCTGCCGCCAGAGTATGAGCCTCAGCCCCATGTTCATCACAAGCCCATGTTCGGTTTCATGCCTCCGCCCATGCACAAtttcgccggcggcggttggccccctcgcccccctccccaagGTCCACCGTTCGGCGGCCCATTCCCTCCTCACCTCGGTCCGGCGTCATCGCACGCCGGTCCCCAGGCATTCGGGCGATCTTCAGCTCTGGCCAACCACGCTCCACCGGCTATCCCTCCCATTGGAGCTTCTCCTCTCGCAGGGTCGCTCACGTCGGGAACCTctggcgctgccggcgcccCTGGCGCACCGGGCAACgtcggtggcggaggcgccTGGAGTCACTCTGGTCACTCCAGTCTGGCACCGTTCGGAGCGTTGCCTGTTTCAGATCAGAACCCACTGCCGCTGAGGAGCAAGTCACCAGGATCACTCGCACCATCACGTCTGCCATCGGATCCTACCACCGCTTCACCGggcaacgacgacctccttggTCGCGCGCCGGGCTCTGGCCGTATCCCACCGCCGTTCTCAAACGCCCTCTCTCCCGAGGTCAACACTGCGCCGCTGAGGCGATTGTCTGGAGGCCAAGATGCTGCCCCCACGCTCCCGATTGCCCCTCCGGCTATCGCTCTCAACGGCCTGGCTGGCCAGGCAAAGGACCTTGGGGCTCCGGCCACTCTCGTGGACCGCGTAGTGTTCGTCAAAAACCTGTCCCTCGCCACTCAGTGGCAGGACTTGAAGGACCTGTTCAGGCCCGCTGGTGTTGTCATTCGTGCCGACGTTGCTACTGGTCCCGACGGCCAGGCTCGCGGCTTTGGCACAGTGCTGTTTGCGTCTAAGGACGACGCTCTCAAGGCCGTGTCCATGTTTAACAACCACGAGGTGGACGGGCGAGTGCTGCACGTTCAAACTGAGCGAcagacgctcgaggacaagcaAATCCAGCCGATTCACCCCATCGAGCCACCATTCCCGTCCTTCAAGCCGTCGCCTTCTGTGTGGACGCAGCCATCCCTTCCCCCTCTCAACACCACGGAGCAGTTTGGGGCGTCCCCTGCGTCCTCTGGGCACTCACCGAACAATGCCCGTGTCCCGTGGCAGCTCAACACGGCCAGCGTTACCGAAGGtggcgcgccggcagctcgacgagaatTGCCCGACGACCTGCGTAACAACAAGCTGAGGCATCCTGGCCCAATCAAcctccctcccttccccGCCGTCAATGAGATGAACGTTCTCAGCCCGCTCCAGACACGAAACCTGCCGCCAATGACACCGTCTATGCCTGGCTTCGTGTTCAACGCCTACCCCCGGACGCCGCCGGTTCCACCCCAATTCCTTGCGGCTGGCATGGGGCCGTTCTCTCCCGGTGCTCCGGTCACGAGCCCAATGTACAACACCAGGAATGCGTTCTTGAATGCGGCCCCAGGTGCTCCTGTGCACCGCAACCCTCAAGGCTCCGCCGCCCTGGGCACGCCGACTACCCAGGCGTTCCCGCAGAATGCAGTCCACAGCACTGCCGGGCCGCCTGGTGGCCGCGTGAGCGATGTCGAGTACTTCCCCCGTGTCGCATCACCTCCTCTGGATGGACGCAAGCGACTCTCGCCGTCTTTGGAGGAAGACCTGGCCAAGCAGACAACGGCCCTTTCCCTCGACCCGGTCATTGAAACTGCCAATTCGTCGCCAACGCCCAAGCCTGCCCCAGCCAACGGCGGTCGGAGTAGCTTTGACAATGGTGCCAGGCAGCCGCTGGCCGTTGGTTCGGGGCCGTGGAATTCGGAGAGGAGAGCGAGCTGGAGCGAGGTGGCAGGTGCGAATGGGCACTGA
- the AP1B1 gene encoding AP-1 complex subunit beta-1: protein MAVAPRKGENWELRQQLNSEYRDRRADAIKRVIANHTIGKDCSGLFPDVVKNMQTDDLEQKKLVYLYLMNYAKTQPELVILAVNTFVKDAADPNPLIRALAIRTMSMLRAEKILSYLASPLSKCLKDENPYVRKTAALCVAKVFDLKPEMAIEYGFIDTLRDLIGDGNPMVVANAVAALSDIHEAAQNTPAETATADGEEIEPSARPSNQLFIIDQATLTKLLVALNECSEWGRIAILSALARYRTNDVEESEHICERVMPQFQHANAAVVLGAVKVIMIHIKNVHRDDLLKSLTRKMAPPLVTLISSAPEVQWVALRNINLLLQKRPDVLANEMRVFFCKYNDPPYVKVEKLDIMVRLTTPRNVDILLGELKEYASEVDVDFVRKAVRAIGQAAIKIESAAERCVGVLMELIETRVSYVVQEAVIVIKDIFRKYPHSYEGIIPALCANLEELDEPEARASLIWIIGEYAEKIDNADELLSTFLEAFKEESYPVQLQTLTAIVKLFLKKPDQSQGIVQRVLQAATKDSDNADVRDRAYIYWRLLSSDPAAAKAVVLAVRPPISLPQTTVPPAILEELVAEISSLASVYHKPAATFIGKGRLSAEELAKRASEPEEDTARERALQTVVAGQQAENLLDFDADEPEAAGPGSDLSGLGASGISSQTIASVAKSTNPLDELMDLFSTASMAAPTAAPAPAVSGLGGLAGFSTSPPQTSLSPTPAAPAAPAAAAPKAATVTAAEDDLLGLF from the exons ATGGCCGTCGCTCCTAGGAAGG GCGAGAACTGGGAGTTGCGCCAGCAGCTCAACAGCGAGTACCGCGACAGGCGAGCAGATGCCATCAAGCGTGTCATTGCAAACCACACTATTGGAAAGGACTGCAGCGGTCTCTTCCCCGATGTCGTCAAGAACATG CAAAcagacgacctcgagcagaAGAAGCTCGTCTACCTCTACCTCATGAACTATGCCAAAACACAGCCAGAGCTTGTCATCCTCGCTGTCAACACCTTTGTCAAG GATGCCGCCGACCCAAACCCCCTCATCCGCGCTCTCGCCATCCGCACCATGTCCATGTTGCGCGCCGAGAAGATTCTCAGCTACCTTGCGTCGCCGCTCTCCAAGTGCCTCAAGGATGAGAACCCTTACGTGCGCAAGACGGCTGCTCTTTGCGTTGCCAAGGTGTTCGACCTCAAGCCTGAGATGGCGATCGAGTACGGCTTTATTGACACCCTCCGCGACCTCATTGGCGACGGCAACCCAATG GTCGTTGCCAACGCCGTGGCGGCTCTCTCAGATATCCACGAGGCTGCTCAGAACACGCCCGCCGAGACGGCCACGGCTGACGGCGAGGAAATCGAGCCTTCGGCCAGGCCTAGCAACCAGCTGTTCATCATCGACCAGGCCACGCTGACAAAGCTGCTGGTTGCTCTGAACGAGTGTTCCGAGTGGGGCCGTATCGCCATCCTGTCGGCTCTGGCCCGGTACCGCACaaacgacgtcgaggagagcgagcACATTTGCGAGCGCGTCATGCCTCAGTTCCAGCACGCGAACGCTGCTGTTGTCCTCGGTGCCGTCAAGGTCATCATGATTCACATCAAGAATGTCCACCGCGATGACTTGCTCAAGTCGCTCACCCGCAAGATGGCTCCCCCGCTGG TGACTCTCATCTCGTCTGCCCCCGAGGTTCAGTGGGTCGCTCTCCGCAACATCAATCTGCTGTTGCAAAAGCGGcccgacgtcctcgccaaCGAAATGCGCGTCTTCTTCTGCAAGTACAACGACCCTCCTTAcgtcaaggtcgagaagCTTGACATCATGGTTCGCTTGACTACGCCGCGAAACGTCGACATTCTGCTCGGTGAACTCAAGGAGTACGCttccgaggtcgacgtcgactttgtcaGGAAGGCTGTTCGTGCCATTGGACAGGCCGCTATCAAGATCGAGTCCGCCGCGGAGCGCTGCGTCGGTGTCTTGATGGAGCTTATCGAGACGCGCGTCAGCTACGTTGTTCAGGAGGCGGTGATTGTTATCAAG GATATCTTCAGGAAGTACCCCCACAGCTACGAAGGCATTATCCCCGCTCTTTGCGCCAACCTGGAAGAGTTGGACGAGCCAGAGGCTCGCGCCAGCCTGATCTGGATCATTGGCGAATACGCGGAGAAGATTGAtaacgccgacgagctcctgAGCACTTTCCTGGAGGCCTTCAAGGAGGAGAGCTACCCC GTTCAATTGCAAACTCTTACTGCCATTGTGAAGCTCTTCCTCAAGAAGCCAGATCAGTCTCAGGGTATTGTGCAGCGTGTTCTCCAGGCGGCCACCAAGGACAGTGACAACGCCGATGTTCGTGACCGTGCCTACATCTACTGGAGGCTGCTGTCATCCGAcccagcggcggccaaggcggtTGTGCTCGCGGTGCGCCCTCCAATCAGCCTGCCACAGACCACTGTCCCGCCCGCcatcctcgaggagctggtcgCAGAGATCTCATCGCTGGCAAGCGTGTACCACAAGCCTGCGGCTACGTTCATCGGCAAGGGCCGATTaagcgccgaggagctggcgAAGCGCGCTTCAGA GCCCGAGGAGGACACTGCTCGCGAGCGAGCCCTGCAGACTGTTGTTGCTGGCCAGCAGGCTGAGAATCtcctcgactttgacgccgacgagcccgaggccgctggACCTGGCAGCGACCTGTCTGGTCTTGGTGCGAGCGGCATCTCCTCGCAGACGATCGCATCGGTGGCCAAGTCGACCAACCCTCTGGATGAGCTAATGGACTTGTTCTCGACGGCAAGCATGGCGGCGCCTacggcagcaccagcaccagctgTGTCAGGGCTTGGTGGTTTGGCCGGTTTCAGCACGTCGCCCCCACAAACAAGTCTTTCGCCGACACCGGCGGcccccgcggcgcccgccgcagcagcgcccaAAGCTGCGACTGTCACCGCAGCGGAAGACGACCTTCTTGGTTTGTTCTAG
- the SLC1 gene encoding putative 1-acyl-sn-glycerol-3-phosphate acyltransferase, with amino-acid sequence MPLSWVLKPIAIASAVAFGALGVLSRRYQRARFYFNLTIYVTTLASASFWGLLISIIATAAGQRYNINYLVARSFYHIAHPLMGLHFDVEGQEHLDGLLTARDGKPQSAVIIGNHQSMLDILYLGRIFPKRTSIMAKKELKMTPILGQYMTLSGAVFIDRKNRKDAVNTVEQAGATMKKNDVSIWIFPEGTRSLHPEPTMLPFKKGAFHLAVQAQIPVVPVVCENYHRLFDSKSRLDGGRLKIKILPPISTKGLTADDVHALAESTQKLMLETLIEISAPAPSPAPKALRAADSSTAKTTSSQLIVDGDNKLRSRSASDTPATSSIAASTESLTTEDEMDDDAVLLKRPKAE; translated from the exons aTGCCACTCTCCTGGGTTCTCAAGCCCATTGCGATCGCATCAGCGGTCGCTTTCGGTGCTCTTGGCGTCCTCTCAAGACGCTACCAACGCGCCCGATTCTACTTCAACCTCACAATCTATGTCACGacgctggcctcggcgagcttctgGGGTCTTCTCATCAGCATTATCGCTACCGCTGCTGGCCAG CGGTACAACATCAACTACCTGGTTGCACGTTCATTCTATCACATCGCCCACCCTCTGATGGGCTTGCACTTTGACGTCGAGGGCCAGGAGCACCTCGATGGCCTCCTCACTGCTCGCGACGGCAAGCCCCAGAGCGCCGTCATTATTGGAAACCACCAAAG CATGCTCGACATTCTCTACCTCGGCCGCATCTTCCCCAAGCGGACATCAATCATGGCTAAGAAGGAGCTCAAGATGACTCCTATTCTCGGCCAGTACA TGACCCTTTCTGGTGCAGTGTTCATCGACCGCAAGAACCGCAAGGACGCGGTCAACACGGTTGAGCAGGCCGGCGCTACCATGAAGAAGAACGATGTCTCGATCTGGATCTTCCCTGAAGGAACACGCTCCTTGCACCCCGAACCTACAATGCTGCCCTTCAAGAAGGGTGCATTCCACCTCGCTGTGCAGGCGCAGATCCCTGTCGTCCCGGTCGTGTGTGAGAACTACCACCGGTTGTTCGACAGCAAGTCGCGTCTGGACGGCGGCCGTTTGAAGATTAAGA TTCTTCCTCCCATTTCCACCAAGGGCTTGACGGCTGACGATGTCCACGCTCTCGCCGAGTCTACTCAGAAGCTCATGCTCGAGACGCTCATTGAGATTTCTGCTCCTGCTCCCTCGCCAGCACCAAAGGCGCTTCGTGCCGCAGATTCGTCGACTGCCAAGACGACGTCAAGCCAGCTGATCGTTGACGGAGACAACAagctgcgctcgcgctcggctaGCGACACcccggccacctcgtcgatcGCCGCTTCGACTGAGTCTCTAACGACCGAGGAtgagatggacgacgacgccgtgctcctcAAGCGTCCCAAGGCTGAATAA